ACTCTGATATTGCTATATCCAGGCTCAGTAGCGTGTCTTCAAAATTATAAGGGCTTATCGATTGATAAACATTTAGTTGATTCGCCTGACAACCCGCGAAGGTGAGCCATGCTACAGAAAGAAAAGCGTATTTAAACCAGGATATTGGCATAACAAAAATGGCCTTTAATATTCAGTTCAGTGACAGAATAACATCAAATAGTCTGTTTTATGGGAGAGAGAAAATGATGAAAACCCGTTTTGCCGTGATACTTTTTTGTATGCTTTTAAGCTGTTTTGGCCAGGCTTATGCGGTACCAGGTTACTCGGAAATAAATAATGCCTTGTTCGACAAATCTCACCTTAAAAACATTAATGAATCAGCAAAACTGACATATAAGTATCAGAAAACGAGTTACACAGAAGGTAACCGGGAAGATACGATTGTTATGTCGGTTGATAATATTCGAAATACAGGTCGCCGTGATACGCAGTTTGAGTTCTTCACTGGCAAGCATAATCGCCCATATCAAGCGATGAATGATCAGCGCGGTAACCCTATTTTTGTTTATTTTTTAGAGTTTGATGTGCATGAAATGGATCGTCTCACGGGCGGTGAGTGGCGCTATTTTCAACGAAAACTTCGTTGGGCAATGGCTGCGGGCGCGGATAAAAAACAAGTCGAGATTGACTATCAAGGAAAAAAGGTAGAAGCAACGCAATATACGATTCAACCTTATGTTGATGATCCTAAAAATGGTCGCTATAAACTGTATGCCGGAAAGTATTATATTTTTACGCTATCTGAAGCAGTTCCAGGTGAGATTTATCAAATTAGAACGGTCGTTCCTGATGGCTTGACATGGGATGGTGAGCAAGTGCCATTAATTGACGAAACAGTTACATTATTTGATTATCGGCCAGAACACTAAAGTATATTAAAGTTAAATCGAAGGCCATGATTATTGGTGTGCTTTTTAAGCGTCGTTTTAAGCAAAGCGCGTAATATGTGTTGGCATTCTAATAGGGTGAGCAATGGCTCTCGAATATCATTATTTGTTGGCAGCAAACGGTAAGATAGTTCTCCCAATCGCAAAAAGTAGCGATGATGAAATTCGCCTTGGCAGCGAAACAAGTAAAAGAACTCTGATATGACGGGGTACAATCGAACGAACAGCAAAGTGACATTGTAGCGCTTCCGAGTGTCGGCCTCTCTCAACCATAATTCTCGTTCTCTTATCTCTGCTGAGGGAATTAAATTAGGCTATTTAACTTAACCTGATGCTAAAACAGAATAAGACGACCGATTAAATATAAAAAATGGACTACGTTATTTGACCACTTTCAATTGTGGTTTGCCGCTTGTGGTGCCTGGTGGTGGTGAGCTTGGCGGTTTAGGATCACTTGGTGGCGGTGACTGAAGTTCTTCGGGAAAAAACATGCCTTCGTTATTTTCCTTGCCATAAATAGCCTGTACGGCCGTTGTTGGGATAAATAACTCCATCGCCTTGCCAGAGAAACGAGCAGAAAAGCTAATCCACTCATTATCCATTTGCAATTGATGAATGGCATCGGGTGCCAGATTTAAGACAATGCGATTATCCTTGATATACGCAGCCGGAACCACCACGCCTTCTATTTCTGTATTAACCAATAGATAAGGCGTACATTGGTTATCCAGCAACCAGTCGTAAATCGCACGGATTAAATAGGGTTTTTGTGGTGTCATCACGAACTACCAAACATCATCACTGGATGCAGTTTACGCCTTGCGCACAACGAAAACCATCTTTGATTGAGCTGGCCGTGTGACAAGCAAGGCGCGTTAACCGGCGTTTAATGGACATCTTTCCAGTAAGCCTTTTTCAGGGCAACCGCGATGATGAAGAAAAATGCCAGATAGAGCAGAACCCACTTACCCAGTGCCAAGCGTTGTAGCTTTGAGGGTTCGCCGATATAAGCTAGGAAATTTACTAAATCACCAACGTATTGGTCATATTGTCTTTCTGTCAACTGACCTGTTTGCGCTATTGCCAACTGATGGTCTTCGTTTTCAGCCAGAAAACCTTGTTGCTCCCAGAGAACGTGCGGCATACCTGCATTAACCAAAAACAGGTTATTAGTGCCCATGGGGCGGGAGTCATCCAGATAAAAGTGACGCAGATAACTGTAAAGCCAATCCGTGCCACGGGCTCGGGCAATCACAGAAAGATCCGGTGGCACAACACCAAACCATTTTTTCGCATCCTCCGGGCGCATCGCCACGGTCATCGGGTCACCAATTTTATCGGTAGTAAACATGAGGTTGTTGAGCACTAAATCCTCACTCATGCCCAAATCTTTTGCCATGCGGTTATAGCGCATATATGAGGCTGAGTGGCAGCTCAGGCAATAATTGGTAAAAATTTGTGCGCCGCGTTGTAATGACGCTTTGTCATACAAGTCCACGTCAAACGAATCAACTGGCGTACCACTGGAGGCCGCCATTGATGAAATAGAAAACAGAGTCATTAACGCCATCAAAGCGCCGGTCATTAGCAGTTTCATTGGAAAGTCACCCTTTCTGGTACCGGTTTGTCTTTATCCAACTTCGTGTAAATCGGCATCAGAATGAAAAACGCGAAATAGATAAACGTGAACACTCTCGCCAACATAGTGTAGAGACCAGTTGCCGGTTGCGTACCCAGATAACCTAATGCTAAGAAACTAATAACAAACAAGACCAATGCGGTTCGGAAAGCCGGACCACGATAGCGAACAGAACGAACTTTGCTGCGATCCAGCCATGGCAGCAGGAACAGAACTACAATCGCTAGTCCCATCGCAATGACACCCCAGAGTTTATCGGGAACCGCGCGCAAAATGGCATAGAACGGCGTGAAATACCAGAGCGGCACAATATGCTCCGGTGTTTTCAGTGGATCCGCCGGCACGAAGTTGTCTTTTTCAAGGAACCAGCCGCCCCCCTCAGGCATGTAAAACAACACCAAGGCAAAAATAAACAGGAAGGCGACCACGCCAACCAAATCCTTAACCGTATAGTAAGGATGGAACGGAATGCCATCCAGTGGCTTGCCATTGGCATCTTTGGTTTTCTTAATCTCAACCCCATCCGGATTGTTAGAGCCGACTTCATGCAGCGCGAGAATATGCATGACAACTAAGCCTAATAACACAATCGGTAAGGCGATAACGTGAAAAGCAAAAAAACGATTCAATGTGGCATCCGCAACAACGAAGTCACCCCGAATCCACAATGCCAGTTCTTCACCAACCACAGGAATGGCGCCGAAAAGGGAGATAATGACCTGTGCGCCCCAGTAAGACATTTGTCCCCATGGCAATAAATATCCCATAAATGCTTCAGCCATCAGGACAACGTAAAGCAACATACCAAATATCCAGATGAGCTCACGTGGTTGTTTATAGGACCCATAAATCAGGCCACGGAACATATGCAGATATATCACCACGAAAAATGCCGAAGCACCGGTCGAATGCAGATAACGAATCAGCCACCCCCATTCGACATCACGCATGATGTATTCAACAGAGGCAAAGGCCAGATCGGCATCCGGTTTGTAATTCATGGTTAGAAAAATTCCGGTCACAATTTGCATGACCAGAATGAGTAAAGCTAATGAACCAAAGAAGTACCAGAAGTTGAAGTTTTTTGGCGCATAGTATTCGGAGAGGTGCTCTCGCCACATTTTACTGGCGGGAAACCGGGCATCGACCCAATCCATCAATTTGGCCATTACGCAGCTCCTTTGGCGTCTTCACCAACGATGACGGTGTTATCACCTTGGAAGTGATAGGGAGGCACCTCGAGATTTATCGGTGCGGGTACGCCCTGATAAACGCGGCCAGCCAAATCAAATTTGGAACCATGACAAGGGCAGAAGAAACCGCCTTTCCATTCCGAACCTAAATCAGCTGGCGCTAGCTCAGGACGGTAAGTCGGTGAACAGCCTAAGTGGGTACAAATACCAACAAGGACCATTACTTCTTCACGGATTGAGCGGGTTTCATTTTCACAATAGTCGGGTTGTTGTTTTGCCTTGCTACTATCTGGATCGCGCAAGCTCTCGTCTAAAGTCGCCAGTGCATCAAGCACGTCTTCACTACGACGGTAAATCCAAACCGGCTTACCCCGCCATTCAACTGTCAGTAATTGCCCGGTTTCTAATTGACTGATATCGACCAGAACCGGTGCGCCGGCTGCCTGTGCTTTGGCACTTGGCTTGATCGATGATACAAACGGAACGGCGACCGCGATGGCGCCAGCACCGCCGACCACACTGGCTGCAGCGGTCAAGAATCGCCGTTTGCCAGTATCTACGTTGTTACTCATCAGATGCTTATCCCCTGATACTGATTAATGCGGTGTCAGGTATGCTGTTATTAAGGCGCACTTACTGACGTTAAATCCACGGAATTTTAACATAGCCGCTGCCAATTAGGATCAAAAAAGCCCGCTTAAGCGGGCTTTTTCAAGAGCACAGGTAAAAGTAGTGCGTTATTCAACTGCTTTTTGTGTTTTTTTCACCAATCTTTTTAGTGCACCTTTGGGTTTAGAGTCGACGATTGCTTGAAGGTTAGTGGGTTCTCCAACAATGATTGCCCCGCCCATACCAGCACCCCAATGAGGATCACACTTATAAAGATATACACCCTCTACAGTTAAAGGTTGAGTTTCAAAGTTTTCACCCATTTGGGACATGAAACCCTCGGCACCTTCTGGAAGATATTCTGTGACACCTTTTGAGTCAGTAAATTTAGTATTAACAAGGTGACCATTCATTCGATCCCATTTAACCGTGTCACCGGGTTGTATTTTAATGACTAGTGGGTCAAAAGAAGTCAAAGATGCATTGACGACATGTGTTTCTGCCATTGTTGCTGCAGAGAACATAGCGGATGTGCCCATCAAAATACCAGCCATTGTTTTAGCAAATTTCATAGTTGTTCCTCTTAACATTTCTTCAAAGGTTTTCTTTGTTCGCTGGGTGAATGATACAAAAAAAAGCTGAACACCCACTGAACAGTGTGTTATTTCACTTAATTAATAGAATTTAACCATCAATTTGGAGGGTAATTTTACCTTCAGTTGTGGGAATTTGTCTAAATAAAGGGCTTCTGTTCTTTGTTTTTGTTAGGGGGGAAAGTCACGTTGTGGCTATTTAACATTAAAAATCATAGTGTTATTTTATTGCTTTTTGTTGCGCCATTTTAAGTGTGTGTGATTTGACACAGGATAGAGTCCCGACATTTGTTCTGGAATCACTTTTGGGTTAACAAACAGACGTAATGGCTGCATTTGGTTATAATTAGACTATTTAACTTGAAATAACACATGCATCGCCCTATATCAGC
The genomic region above belongs to Methylophaga frappieri and contains:
- a CDS encoding ClpXP protease specificity-enhancing factor, with the translated sequence MTPQKPYLIRAIYDWLLDNQCTPYLLVNTEIEGVVVPAAYIKDNRIVLNLAPDAIHQLQMDNEWISFSARFSGKAMELFIPTTAVQAIYGKENNEGMFFPEELQSPPPSDPKPPSSPPPGTTSGKPQLKVVK
- a CDS encoding cytochrome c1, whose protein sequence is MKLLMTGALMALMTLFSISSMAASSGTPVDSFDVDLYDKASLQRGAQIFTNYCLSCHSASYMRYNRMAKDLGMSEDLVLNNLMFTTDKIGDPMTVAMRPEDAKKWFGVVPPDLSVIARARGTDWLYSYLRHFYLDDSRPMGTNNLFLVNAGMPHVLWEQQGFLAENEDHQLAIAQTGQLTERQYDQYVGDLVNFLAYIGEPSKLQRLALGKWVLLYLAFFFIIAVALKKAYWKDVH
- a CDS encoding cytochrome b, with protein sequence MAKLMDWVDARFPASKMWREHLSEYYAPKNFNFWYFFGSLALLILVMQIVTGIFLTMNYKPDADLAFASVEYIMRDVEWGWLIRYLHSTGASAFFVVIYLHMFRGLIYGSYKQPRELIWIFGMLLYVVLMAEAFMGYLLPWGQMSYWGAQVIISLFGAIPVVGEELALWIRGDFVVADATLNRFFAFHVIALPIVLLGLVVMHILALHEVGSNNPDGVEIKKTKDANGKPLDGIPFHPYYTVKDLVGVVAFLFIFALVLFYMPEGGGWFLEKDNFVPADPLKTPEHIVPLWYFTPFYAILRAVPDKLWGVIAMGLAIVVLFLLPWLDRSKVRSVRYRGPAFRTALVLFVISFLALGYLGTQPATGLYTMLARVFTFIYFAFFILMPIYTKLDKDKPVPERVTFQ
- the petA gene encoding ubiquinol-cytochrome c reductase iron-sulfur subunit, producing the protein MSNNVDTGKRRFLTAAASVVGGAGAIAVAVPFVSSIKPSAKAQAAGAPVLVDISQLETGQLLTVEWRGKPVWIYRRSEDVLDALATLDESLRDPDSSKAKQQPDYCENETRSIREEVMVLVGICTHLGCSPTYRPELAPADLGSEWKGGFFCPCHGSKFDLAGRVYQGVPAPINLEVPPYHFQGDNTVIVGEDAKGAA
- a CDS encoding plastocyanin/azurin family copper-binding protein translates to MKFAKTMAGILMGTSAMFSAATMAETHVVNASLTSFDPLVIKIQPGDTVKWDRMNGHLVNTKFTDSKGVTEYLPEGAEGFMSQMGENFETQPLTVEGVYLYKCDPHWGAGMGGAIIVGEPTNLQAIVDSKPKGALKRLVKKTQKAVE